One window of the Pseudomonas knackmussii B13 genome contains the following:
- a CDS encoding formate dehydrogenase subunit gamma — protein sequence MKRDIQRYTANERSNHWMVALFFILAGLSGLALFHPALFWLSYLFGGGPWTRILHPFLGLAMFVFFLGLVIRFASHNLLEKSDVQWLKQWRDVVANREEKLPEVGRYNAGQKLLFWTLLLCMLALLVTGIVIWRQYFSAWFGIGVIRLSVLLHAFAAFVLICSILVHIYAGIWVKGSMGAMLYGWVSRAWARKHHGAWLKSVDKGKGH from the coding sequence ATGAAAAGAGACATCCAACGCTATACCGCCAACGAACGCAGCAACCACTGGATGGTGGCGCTGTTCTTCATCCTCGCCGGGCTGTCGGGGCTGGCGCTGTTCCACCCGGCGCTGTTCTGGCTCAGCTACCTGTTCGGCGGCGGCCCCTGGACGCGGATCCTGCACCCCTTCCTGGGGTTGGCGATGTTCGTGTTCTTCCTCGGTCTGGTCATCCGCTTCGCCAGCCACAACCTGCTCGAGAAAAGCGACGTGCAGTGGCTGAAGCAATGGCGCGACGTGGTCGCCAACCGCGAGGAGAAGCTGCCCGAAGTCGGGCGCTACAACGCTGGCCAGAAGCTGCTGTTCTGGACCCTGCTGCTGTGCATGCTGGCGCTGCTGGTGACCGGCATCGTGATCTGGCGGCAATACTTCAGCGCCTGGTTCGGCATCGGCGTGATCCGCCTCTCGGTGCTGCTGCACGCCTTCGCCGCCTTCGTGCTGATCTGCAGCATCCTCGTGCACATCTACGCCGGCATCTGGGTCAAGGGCTCCATGGGCGCCATGCTCTACGGCTGGGTCAGCCGCGCCTGGGCGCGCAAGCACCACGGCGCCTGGCTGAAGAGCGTGGACAAGGGGAAGGGGCACTGA
- the fdxH gene encoding formate dehydrogenase subunit beta, with protein sequence MSSQDIHARSATTTPMPSVRQQEEVAKLIDVSKCIGCKACQVACSEWNELRDEVGHNHGVYDNPIDLTAESWTVMRFTEHENAAGNLEWLIRKDGCMHCDEPGCLKACPSPGAIVKYANGIVDFNQDHCIGCGYCITGCPFNIPRISQKDHKAYKCTLCSDRVSAGMEPACVKTCPTGAIVFGTKEAMKEHAAERIEDLKSRGFEHAGLYDPEGVGGTHVMYVLHHNDKPSLYAGLPDAPAISPLVSLWKGLTKPFGLLAMGAVVLAGFFHYTRTGPNRTEEDEEPGPGPESPVHKVDPSVHGYDPRERK encoded by the coding sequence ATGAGCAGCCAGGATATCCATGCCCGTTCGGCCACCACCACGCCGATGCCTTCGGTGCGGCAGCAGGAGGAAGTGGCCAAGCTCATCGACGTCTCCAAGTGCATCGGTTGCAAGGCCTGCCAGGTGGCGTGCTCGGAATGGAATGAGCTGCGCGACGAGGTCGGCCACAACCATGGCGTGTACGACAACCCCATCGACCTGACGGCCGAATCCTGGACGGTGATGCGATTCACCGAACACGAGAACGCCGCCGGCAACCTCGAATGGCTGATCCGCAAGGACGGCTGCATGCACTGCGACGAGCCGGGTTGCCTGAAGGCCTGCCCGAGCCCGGGGGCGATCGTGAAGTACGCCAACGGCATCGTCGACTTCAACCAGGACCACTGCATCGGCTGCGGCTACTGCATCACCGGCTGCCCGTTCAACATCCCGCGCATCTCGCAGAAGGACCACAAGGCCTACAAGTGCACCCTGTGCTCCGACCGCGTCAGCGCCGGGATGGAGCCCGCCTGCGTGAAGACCTGCCCGACCGGCGCCATCGTCTTCGGCACCAAGGAGGCGATGAAGGAACACGCCGCCGAGCGCATCGAGGACCTCAAGTCGCGCGGTTTCGAGCACGCCGGGCTGTATGACCCCGAAGGCGTCGGCGGCACCCACGTAATGTACGTGCTGCACCACAACGACAAGCCCTCGCTGTACGCCGGCCTGCCCGATGCGCCGGCCATCAGCCCGCTGGTCAGCCTGTGGAAGGGCCTCACCAAACCGTTCGGCCTGCTGGCCATGGGCGCGGTGGTGCTGGCCGGGTTCTTCCACTACACGCGCACCGGGCCGAACCGCACCGAAGAGGACGAAGAGCCCGGACCGGGCCCGGAATCGCCGGTGCACAAGGTCGACCCGTCGGTCCACGGCTATGACCCGCGCGAGCGGAAATGA
- the fdnG gene encoding formate dehydrogenase-N subunit alpha, which produces MDMNRRQFFKVCAVGLGGSSLAALGMAPPEAFAEQIRHFKLERTTETRNTCPYCSVGCGILMYSQGDGAKNVAQNVIHIEGDPDHPVNRGTLCPKGAGLLDFVHSPNRLKYPEIREAGSSEWKRIEWDDALDRIAKLMKEDRDANFIEKNAQGQTVNRWLTTGFLAASASSNEAGYITHKVVRSLGILGFDNQARVUHGPTVASLAPTFGRGAMTNHWTDIKNADLVLIMGGNAAEAHPCGFKWVTEAKAHNKARLLVVDPRFTRSASVADYYAPIRTGTDIAFLGGLISYLIENGKYQKEYVEHYTDAAFIVKEGFGFEDGLFNGYDAEKRTYPDKSSWGYELGEDGFAKVDPTLQHPRCVFNLMKQHYSRYTPDVVSNICGTPKDMMLKVWAEIAETSAPGKVMTIMYALGWTQHSVGAQMIRTGAMVQLLLGNIGMPGGGMNALRGHSNIQGLTDLGLLSNSLPGYLTLAMDAEQDYPAYIAKRASKPLRPGQLSYWQNYGKFHVSLMKAWFGKAATAENNWCYDWLPKLDVPGYDVLRYFDLMYQGKVNGYFCQGFNPIASFPNKAKVGGALAKLKWLVVMDPLATETSEFWRNAGDFNNVDTKAIQTTVFRLPVTCFAEEDGSIVNSGRWLQWHWKGAQPPGEARTDIAIMSGLYHRLRAMYAKDGGKFPDPILGLDWSYKVPDEPSPEELAMEYNGKALADLVDPKTNLLLAKAGEQLPGFALLRDDGSTASGCWIFSGSWTQLGNQMARRDNSDPYAMGQTLGWAWAWPANRRILYNRASADVSGKPWDPEKKRLVWWNGKAWGGTDVPDYKPDVPPEAGMNPFIMNPEGVARFFAVDKMAEGPFPEHYEPFETPIGINPLHKDNPKATSNPAARVFKNDMELFGTAKEFPYAATTYRLTEHFHFWTKHCRLNAITQPEQFVEIGEVLAKELGIVAGDRVKVSSNRGYIKAVAVVTKRIRPLQVNGQTVHHVGIPLHWGFSGVARNGYLTNTLTPFVGDGNTQTPEFKSFLVNVEKIAGGEA; this is translated from the coding sequence ATGGACATGAACCGTCGGCAATTCTTCAAGGTCTGCGCCGTCGGCCTTGGAGGATCGAGCCTGGCGGCTCTCGGCATGGCGCCACCGGAAGCCTTCGCCGAGCAGATCCGCCACTTCAAGCTGGAACGCACGACCGAGACCCGCAACACCTGCCCGTATTGCTCGGTGGGTTGCGGCATCCTCATGTACAGCCAGGGCGACGGCGCGAAGAACGTCGCGCAGAACGTCATCCACATCGAAGGCGACCCGGACCACCCGGTGAACCGCGGCACGCTCTGCCCGAAAGGCGCCGGCCTGCTGGACTTCGTGCACAGCCCGAACCGCCTCAAGTACCCCGAGATCCGCGAGGCCGGTTCCAGCGAGTGGAAGCGCATCGAGTGGGATGACGCGCTCGACCGCATCGCCAAGCTGATGAAGGAAGACCGCGACGCCAACTTCATCGAGAAGAACGCCCAGGGGCAGACGGTGAACCGCTGGCTGACCACCGGTTTCCTCGCTGCCTCGGCGTCCTCCAACGAAGCGGGCTACATCACCCACAAGGTGGTGCGCTCCCTCGGCATCCTGGGATTCGATAACCAAGCGCGTGTCTGACACGGCCCGACGGTGGCAAGTCTTGCCCCGACGTTTGGCCGTGGAGCCATGACCAACCACTGGACCGACATCAAGAATGCCGATCTGGTCCTGATCATGGGCGGCAACGCCGCCGAAGCGCACCCGTGCGGCTTCAAGTGGGTCACCGAGGCGAAAGCGCACAACAAGGCGCGTTTGCTGGTGGTGGACCCGCGCTTCACCCGTTCGGCTTCCGTGGCCGACTACTACGCGCCGATCCGCACCGGGACCGACATCGCCTTCCTCGGCGGGCTGATCAGCTATCTGATCGAGAACGGCAAGTACCAGAAGGAATACGTCGAGCACTACACCGACGCGGCCTTCATCGTGAAGGAAGGCTTTGGCTTCGAGGACGGCCTGTTCAATGGCTACGACGCCGAGAAACGCACCTACCCGGACAAGTCCTCCTGGGGCTACGAACTGGGCGAGGACGGCTTCGCCAAGGTCGACCCGACGCTGCAGCACCCGCGCTGCGTGTTCAACCTGATGAAGCAGCACTACAGCCGCTACACGCCGGACGTGGTGAGCAACATCTGCGGCACGCCCAAGGACATGATGCTCAAGGTATGGGCCGAGATCGCCGAGACCTCGGCGCCCGGCAAGGTCATGACCATCATGTACGCCCTGGGCTGGACCCAGCACTCGGTGGGCGCGCAGATGATCCGCACCGGCGCCATGGTGCAGCTGCTGCTGGGCAACATCGGCATGCCCGGCGGCGGCATGAACGCCCTGCGCGGCCACTCCAACATCCAGGGCCTGACCGACCTCGGGTTGCTGTCCAACTCGCTGCCCGGCTACCTGACCCTGGCCATGGACGCCGAGCAGGACTACCCCGCCTACATCGCCAAGCGCGCCAGCAAGCCGCTGCGCCCGGGGCAGCTGTCGTACTGGCAGAACTACGGCAAGTTCCACGTCAGCCTGATGAAGGCCTGGTTCGGCAAGGCGGCCACGGCGGAGAACAATTGGTGCTACGACTGGCTGCCCAAGCTCGACGTGCCCGGCTATGACGTACTGCGCTACTTCGACCTGATGTACCAGGGCAAGGTCAACGGCTACTTCTGCCAGGGCTTCAACCCCATCGCCTCCTTCCCCAACAAGGCCAAGGTTGGCGGCGCGCTGGCCAAGCTCAAGTGGCTGGTGGTGATGGACCCGCTGGCCACCGAGACCTCGGAGTTCTGGCGCAACGCCGGCGACTTCAACAACGTCGACACCAAGGCCATCCAGACCACGGTGTTCCGCCTGCCGGTGACCTGCTTCGCCGAGGAAGACGGCTCCATCGTCAACTCCGGGCGCTGGCTGCAGTGGCACTGGAAGGGCGCGCAGCCGCCGGGCGAGGCGCGCACCGACATCGCCATCATGTCCGGGCTGTACCACCGCCTGCGGGCGATGTACGCGAAGGACGGCGGCAAGTTCCCCGACCCGATCCTCGGCCTGGACTGGAGCTACAAGGTGCCCGACGAGCCCAGCCCCGAGGAGCTGGCCATGGAGTACAACGGCAAGGCGCTGGCCGACCTGGTCGATCCGAAGACCAACCTGCTGCTGGCCAAGGCTGGCGAGCAGTTGCCGGGCTTCGCCCTGCTGCGCGACGACGGCAGCACCGCCAGCGGTTGCTGGATCTTCTCCGGCTCCTGGACCCAGCTCGGCAACCAGATGGCCCGTCGCGACAACAGCGACCCCTACGCCATGGGCCAGACCCTTGGCTGGGCCTGGGCCTGGCCGGCCAACCGGCGGATCCTCTACAACCGCGCTTCGGCCGATGTCAGCGGCAAGCCGTGGGACCCGGAGAAGAAACGCCTGGTGTGGTGGAACGGCAAGGCCTGGGGCGGCACCGACGTGCCCGACTACAAGCCCGACGTGCCGCCGGAAGCGGGGATGAACCCGTTCATCATGAACCCCGAGGGCGTGGCGCGTTTCTTCGCCGTCGACAAGATGGCCGAGGGCCCGTTCCCCGAGCACTACGAGCCGTTCGAGACGCCCATCGGCATCAACCCGCTGCACAAGGACAACCCCAAGGCCACCAGCAACCCGGCGGCGCGGGTGTTCAAGAACGACATGGAACTGTTCGGCACGGCCAAGGAGTTCCCCTACGCGGCCACCACCTACCGGCTCACCGAGCACTTCCACTTCTGGACCAAGCATTGCCGCCTCAACGCGATCACCCAGCCGGAACAGTTCGTCGAGATCGGCGAGGTGCTGGCCAAGGAACTGGGCATCGTTGCCGGCGACCGCGTGAAGGTCTCCTCCAACCGCGGCTACATCAAGGCGGTGGCGGTGGTGACCAAGCGCATCCGCCCGCTGCAGGTGAACGGCCAGACCGTGCACCACGTCGGCATCCCGCTGCACTGGGGCTTCTCCGGCGTCGCGCGCAACGGCTACCTGACCAACACGCTGACGCCCTTCGTCGGCGACGGGAATACGCAGACGCCGGAGTTCAAGTCGTTCCTGGTCAACGTCGAGAAAATCGCGGGAGGTGAGGCATGA
- a CDS encoding NADPH-dependent 2,4-dienoyl-CoA reductase has protein sequence MRSPDTTPYPHLLAPLDLGPIRLRNRVVMGSMHTGLEDRLWDFGKLAAYYRERARGGVGLIITGGFAPNREGWLLPLGSDLTSALQVPAHRRLTQAVQREGGRILLQILHAGRYGYHPLVVSASPLKSPISWFAPRELSERGIARTIAAFSRCARLAKAAGYDGVEIMGSEGYLLNQFLCPRTNQRRDRWGGNLENRMRLPLEIVHRVRRTVGEPFVISYRLSLLDLVEGGNTWDEVRQVALALQDAGIDLLDSGIGWHESRVPTIVTSVPRAAFAEVCARLRRELRIPLIASNRINTPEVAERLLAEGQADLVSMARPLLADPQFVQKAAAGQPERINTCIACNQACLDHAFANRRASCLVNPRAAYETELRYRKTRQPKRIAVIGAGPAGLSAACVAAERGHRVSLFEASDEIGGQFNLAKRVPGKEEFHETLRYFAVRLAELGVDLQLNRRIERGELLGQFDEVIVATGIRPRRLQLPGIEHPKVLSYLDVLRGAPVGEKVALIGAGGIGFDVASFLLAERDGAQALGDWLGEWGIDLDNATPGGLREARPVTPRRQLWLLQRKNGTPGASLGKTSGWVHRAHLKRHQVRMHGGVEYLRIDDAGLHIRLDSHELCLAVDNVVICVGQEPLLELQPTQAAENLRHHVIGGARLARELDAKRAIREGAELAARL, from the coding sequence ATGCGCAGCCCAGACACCACCCCCTACCCCCACCTGCTGGCCCCGCTCGACCTGGGGCCGATCCGCCTGCGCAACCGGGTGGTCATGGGCTCCATGCACACCGGCCTGGAAGACCGCCTGTGGGACTTCGGCAAGCTCGCCGCCTACTACCGCGAACGCGCGCGCGGCGGCGTCGGCCTGATCATCACCGGCGGCTTCGCACCCAACCGCGAGGGCTGGCTGCTGCCGCTGGGCAGCGACCTGACCAGCGCCCTGCAGGTGCCGGCGCACCGCCGCCTGACCCAGGCGGTGCAGCGCGAGGGCGGGCGCATCCTGCTGCAGATCCTCCACGCCGGGCGCTACGGCTATCACCCGCTGGTGGTCTCGGCCTCGCCGCTGAAATCGCCGATCAGCTGGTTCGCCCCGCGCGAGCTGTCCGAGCGCGGCATCGCCCGCACCATCGCCGCCTTCAGCCGCTGCGCGCGCCTGGCCAAGGCCGCCGGCTACGACGGCGTGGAGATCATGGGCAGCGAGGGCTACCTGCTGAACCAGTTCCTCTGCCCACGCACCAACCAGCGACGCGACCGCTGGGGCGGCAACCTGGAAAACCGCATGCGCCTGCCGCTGGAGATCGTCCACCGCGTACGGCGCACGGTGGGAGAGCCGTTCGTCATCAGCTACCGCCTGTCGCTGCTCGACCTGGTGGAAGGCGGCAACACCTGGGACGAGGTACGCCAGGTGGCGCTGGCCCTGCAGGACGCCGGCATCGACCTGCTCGACAGCGGCATCGGCTGGCACGAGTCGAGGGTGCCGACCATCGTCACCTCGGTGCCACGGGCGGCCTTCGCCGAAGTCTGCGCGCGCCTGCGCCGCGAGCTGCGCATTCCGCTGATCGCCAGCAACCGCATCAACACGCCGGAAGTCGCCGAACGCCTGCTCGCCGAGGGCCAGGCCGACCTGGTGTCCATGGCCCGCCCGCTGCTGGCCGACCCGCAGTTCGTGCAGAAGGCCGCGGCCGGCCAGCCCGAGCGCATCAACACCTGCATCGCCTGCAACCAGGCCTGCCTCGACCACGCCTTCGCCAACCGCCGCGCCAGCTGCCTGGTCAACCCGCGCGCCGCCTACGAAACCGAACTGCGCTACCGCAAGACCCGCCAGCCCAAGCGCATCGCCGTGATAGGTGCGGGCCCGGCCGGGCTTTCGGCTGCCTGCGTGGCAGCGGAGCGCGGCCACCGGGTCAGCCTGTTCGAGGCCAGCGACGAGATCGGCGGGCAGTTCAACCTGGCCAAGCGCGTCCCCGGCAAGGAGGAATTCCATGAAACGCTGCGCTACTTCGCCGTGCGCCTTGCCGAGCTGGGCGTCGACCTGCAGCTGAACCGGCGCATCGAACGCGGCGAGCTGCTGGGGCAGTTCGACGAGGTGATAGTCGCCACCGGCATCCGCCCGCGCCGCCTGCAATTGCCGGGCATCGAGCATCCCAAGGTGCTCAGCTATCTCGACGTGCTGCGCGGTGCTCCGGTGGGCGAGAAGGTGGCGCTGATCGGCGCCGGCGGCATCGGCTTCGACGTCGCCAGCTTCCTGCTCGCCGAGCGCGACGGCGCGCAAGCGCTGGGCGACTGGCTTGGCGAATGGGGCATCGACCTCGACAACGCCACGCCCGGCGGCCTGCGCGAAGCCCGACCGGTCACTCCCCGACGCCAGCTCTGGCTGCTGCAGCGCAAGAACGGCACGCCCGGCGCCAGCCTGGGCAAGACCAGCGGCTGGGTGCACCGCGCGCACCTGAAACGTCACCAGGTCCGCATGCACGGCGGCGTGGAATACCTGCGCATCGACGACGCCGGCCTGCACATCCGCCTGGACAGCCATGAACTGTGCCTGGCGGTGGACAACGTGGTGATCTGCGTCGGCCAGGAGCCGCTGCTGGAGCTGCAACCGACGCAGGCGGCGGAGAACCTGCGCCACCACGTGATCGGCGGCGCCCGCCTGGCCCGCGAGCTGGATGCCAAGCGCGCGATCCGCGAGGGCGCGGAGCTCGCTGCACGCCTGTGA
- a CDS encoding type II toxin-antitoxin system RelE/ParE family toxin → MIKSIRHKGLRALYQHGDHRGVRADHVPRLQRILAALDTARNPKEMDLPGYRLHALKGSLQGFWAVSVSGNWRVIFRFEGIDAELLDYLDYH, encoded by the coding sequence ATGATCAAGAGCATCCGCCACAAGGGCCTGCGAGCCCTCTACCAACATGGGGATCATCGCGGCGTGCGAGCCGATCACGTGCCCAGGTTGCAACGTATCCTCGCCGCCCTGGACACCGCCCGAAACCCGAAGGAGATGGACCTGCCCGGCTACCGCCTGCATGCGCTGAAAGGTTCGCTGCAGGGATTTTGGGCGGTCAGTGTCTCGGGCAACTGGCGGGTGATCTTCCGCTTCGAAGGCATCGACGCCGAGCTGCTGGACTACCTCGACTACCACTGA
- a CDS encoding HigA family addiction module antitoxin, giving the protein MAMHNPPHPGDILREDVLPELRLSVTALANHLGFSRPHLSKVLNGRAPVSADLAWRLEQAGLSSARHWLAMQAAYDLWQVSQQPHPPIPRLQAVA; this is encoded by the coding sequence ATGGCCATGCATAACCCGCCCCATCCAGGCGACATCCTGCGCGAGGACGTGCTGCCGGAGCTGCGCCTGTCGGTGACCGCCCTGGCCAATCACCTGGGCTTCAGCCGCCCCCACTTGTCCAAGGTGCTCAATGGCCGCGCGCCCGTCAGCGCCGACCTGGCCTGGCGCCTCGAACAGGCCGGGCTGTCCAGTGCCCGCCATTGGCTGGCCATGCAGGCGGCCTACGACCTCTGGCAGGTCAGCCAGCAACCGCACCCGCCGATCCCACGGCTGCAGGCGGTGGCGTAG
- a CDS encoding DMT family transporter: MPTPPWWLFVLPLIAGACLPLQAGINGQLAKQVSSVLAAALISFCVGMLGLLALTLANREMPTLQALRGLQWWQWCGGFLGMFFIFIAAFAAPRVGALMFMVLVLAGQLGMAMALDHFGWAGFKENPVSAMKLVGLAAIAFGIWMIRKG, from the coding sequence ATGCCCACGCCCCCCTGGTGGCTGTTCGTCCTGCCGCTGATCGCCGGCGCCTGCCTGCCGTTGCAGGCGGGCATCAACGGTCAGTTGGCCAAGCAAGTGTCCAGCGTGCTGGCCGCCGCACTGATTTCCTTCTGCGTCGGCATGCTCGGCCTGCTCGCGCTGACCCTGGCCAACCGCGAGATGCCGACCCTGCAAGCCCTGCGCGGGCTGCAATGGTGGCAGTGGTGCGGCGGCTTCCTCGGTATGTTCTTCATCTTCATCGCGGCCTTCGCTGCACCGCGCGTCGGCGCACTGATGTTCATGGTGCTGGTGCTGGCCGGCCAGCTGGGCATGGCCATGGCGCTGGACCACTTCGGCTGGGCCGGCTTCAAGGAGAACCCGGTCAGCGCCATGAAGCTGGTCGGCCTGGCCGCCATCGCCTTCGGCATCTGGATGATCCGCAAGGGCTGA